The following are encoded in a window of Thermoanaerobacter ethanolicus JW 200 genomic DNA:
- the vapC gene encoding type II toxin-antitoxin system VapC family toxin, which translates to MILVDTSVLISFLKGIENEKVKKFEEIIQNNIPFGINNFIYQELLQGAKTENEFNLIKEYLGTQKFYDLKYGTKSYENAAKLYFKCKKKGITIRSTIDLLIAETAIENNLYLLHDDKDFSLIAQVDERLKEY; encoded by the coding sequence ATGATTTTGGTAGATACATCTGTTCTAATATCTTTTCTGAAAGGCATAGAAAATGAAAAAGTAAAAAAATTTGAAGAAATAATACAGAATAATATCCCCTTTGGAATAAACAATTTTATCTATCAAGAATTATTACAAGGAGCAAAAACTGAAAATGAATTTAACTTAATTAAAGAATATTTAGGCACACAAAAATTCTATGACCTAAAATATGGCACCAAATCTTATGAAAACGCTGCAAAATTGTATTTCAAGTGTAAGAAAAAAGGAATCACTATTCGCAGCACCATAGATTTACTTATAGCAGAAACAGCCATTGAAAATAATTTATATTTGTTACACGATGATAAAGATTTTTCTTTAATTGCACAAGTTGATGAAAGATTAAAAGAGTATTGA
- a CDS encoding GNAT family N-acetyltransferase yields MLVIKPIDEKLKKKVIDFIIRNWGSPIMVSKGKVHSMDKLPGYVAIVNNDIKGLITYNIDNEECEIVSLDSLIENQGIGSKLLERVIHKAKEQECKRIWLITTNDNIRAIRFYQKRGFNMVALYVNAVQEARKIKPEIPLYGYDNIPILHEIEFEIKLDSSVETQF; encoded by the coding sequence ATGCTTGTTATTAAGCCAATTGATGAAAAGTTAAAGAAAAAAGTAATAGATTTTATAATACGCAATTGGGGTTCGCCAATAATGGTTTCAAAAGGTAAAGTTCATTCAATGGACAAATTACCAGGGTATGTGGCTATTGTAAATAATGATATAAAAGGTTTAATAACCTATAATATTGATAATGAGGAATGTGAAATAGTATCCCTTGATAGTTTAATTGAAAATCAAGGTATCGGTAGTAAATTGTTAGAGCGTGTAATACATAAAGCAAAGGAGCAAGAATGTAAAAGAATTTGGCTTATTACAACCAATGATAATATAAGAGCGATTCGTTTTTACCAAAAAAGAGGATTCAATATGGTTGCACTTTATGTAAATGCAGTTCAGGAAGCACGAAAGATAAAACCCGAAATTCCTTTATATGGATATGATAATATACCGATATTGCATGAAATTGAATTTGAAATAAAACTAGATTCTAGTGTAGAAACTCAATTTTAG
- a CDS encoding transposase, with protein sequence MLHLFRENSDHFQQSLFESVNFMDSRIKAKLEKSWAPIFYKYVFCNIDEKPFSVLYSDTGRPNFPVNILLSLEYIKHLKNYSDDELIENFNFNYLINYAVGIRTLGGMNLSEKTLYDFRSRIYQYLIKHPEQEDLIFGQFLNLTSIFAKEAGISMKEQRMDSTMFMSNIKKAGRIALAFDVLYRAVKSIPEDRLSENLKEVLNPKFKTEVIHKTKPSESESRLEILLNLCQEAKETIENIPGLEKSDAYKILARFLSEQAYYDEKTKRLKAKDSKSIPSDSLQSAYDEDATYRKKGNKAESGYVLNLSETCSKENPFQLITDYTVEKNIKSDVELLKERLPIVKQNTECQEVYVDGGYYSEEVVQIAKENGVELHFTDLSGRKPISRISVTEYEIDEETKVITKCPRGIIPIHAGVKKGQTVAHFPKEACAMCELKNQCYCKEQKKDYVVRINLKSIEAAKQREKIECRCEEDKSKRAAIEGTNSALKRGHGLSKLRVRGLVKCRVNVGLKVLAQNFKRFARYMLERAKKAIPKVRGGSVPILAQ encoded by the coding sequence GTGTTGCACTTGTTTAGAGAAAACAGCGACCATTTTCAACAATCTTTATTTGAAAGTGTTAACTTCATGGATTCAAGGATAAAGGCTAAACTAGAAAAATCATGGGCACCCATATTCTATAAATACGTGTTCTGCAACATCGATGAAAAACCCTTTTCAGTCTTATACAGTGATACAGGAAGGCCTAACTTCCCGGTTAACATACTCCTTTCCCTGGAATACATAAAACACCTTAAAAACTACTCTGATGATGAACTTATTGAAAACTTTAACTTCAATTACCTGATAAATTACGCTGTAGGAATAAGGACATTAGGAGGCATGAACCTTTCAGAGAAAACCTTGTATGACTTTAGATCAAGGATATACCAATACCTCATAAAACATCCTGAACAAGAGGACTTGATATTCGGGCAATTTCTAAATCTTACCAGTATTTTTGCCAAAGAAGCAGGCATATCCATGAAAGAACAGCGCATGGACTCCACCATGTTCATGTCAAACATCAAAAAAGCAGGAAGAATCGCCCTTGCCTTTGATGTACTTTACAGGGCAGTAAAATCCATCCCTGAAGATAGACTTTCAGAGAACCTGAAAGAAGTCCTCAACCCTAAATTCAAGACAGAAGTGATACATAAAACCAAGCCTTCAGAAAGCGAAAGCAGGCTCGAAATACTCTTGAATCTGTGCCAAGAAGCAAAGGAAACAATCGAAAACATTCCCGGACTTGAAAAATCCGATGCATATAAAATCCTCGCAAGATTCCTGTCAGAACAGGCGTACTACGACGAAAAAACCAAGAGGCTCAAGGCCAAAGACAGCAAAAGCATACCCAGCGATTCCCTTCAGTCAGCATACGATGAGGATGCTACTTATCGCAAGAAGGGGAACAAAGCTGAAAGCGGATACGTTTTAAACCTCAGCGAAACCTGTTCAAAAGAAAATCCCTTCCAGCTCATAACAGACTATACGGTAGAAAAGAACATAAAAAGCGATGTAGAACTTTTAAAAGAAAGACTACCTATTGTAAAACAAAATACTGAATGCCAAGAAGTCTATGTAGACGGTGGTTATTACTCCGAAGAAGTAGTGCAAATTGCAAAAGAAAACGGTGTGGAACTCCACTTTACCGACTTAAGCGGCAGGAAGCCTATTTCTAGGATATCAGTGACCGAATATGAAATAGATGAAGAAACGAAAGTGATAACGAAGTGCCCAAGGGGAATAATACCCATCCATGCCGGTGTTAAGAAGGGGCAGACGGTGGCCCATTTTCCAAAAGAAGCCTGTGCAATGTGTGAATTGAAAAATCAATGTTACTGCAAAGAACAGAAAAAAGATTACGTGGTGAGGATAAATCTAAAATCGATAGAAGCAGCCAAACAACGGGAAAAGATAGAATGTAGGTGTGAGGAAGACAAGAGCAAAAGAGCTGCAATAGAAGGTACCAATTCAGCCTTGAAGAGGGGTCATGGTCTTTCGAAGCTTCGAGTAAGGGGACTTGTAAAATGTAGAGTAAACGTAGGCTTAAAGGTATTGGCCCAGAACTTTAAGCGTTTTGCAAGATACATGTTGGAGCGAGCTAAAAAAGCTATTCCAAAGGTCCGAGGGGGAAGTGTGCCCATATTGGCCCAATAA
- a CDS encoding MutS-related protein, translated as MPFHSILFEKNEDGVKKETFEAPDFFVDLNLDQIIDVITRGKEEYNLKLFFYTPLNDIDTIKYRHEIMQDLENEVLLEDIKSFAEKMQEMRKHLAQADKLYYKYQKERWFLDAVEIYCDAITDLVEDLSSVELKSRGFLAFRQYLIDYINSDRFQLLLSETKKLKADLSTVKYCLLIKGNRVTVRKYESEIDYSIEVEKTFEKFKQEAAKDYKVKFSDWPDMNHVEAKILDLVAQLYHDIFSNLDNYCMKNSDYLDETIATFDREVQFYIAYLEYMALFKRAGLKFCYPQISSKCKEVYNYEGFDLALAYKLINENSAVVCNDFYLKGKERIFVITGPNQGGKTTFARTFGQLHYLASIGCPVPGKEAQLFLFDKLFTHFEKEENIKDLRGKLEDELFRIHNILAHATSNSIIIMNEIFTSTTAKDALFLSKKIMEKIIQLDVLCVWVTFIDELAFLSEKIVSMVSTVVPENPALRTYKIVRRPPDGLSYAISIAEKYRLTYNCLKERIKS; from the coding sequence ATGCCTTTCCATAGCATATTATTTGAAAAAAACGAAGATGGAGTAAAAAAAGAAACATTCGAAGCGCCTGATTTTTTTGTTGACTTAAATCTTGATCAAATTATAGATGTCATAACAAGAGGCAAAGAAGAATATAATTTAAAACTGTTTTTTTACACTCCTTTAAACGATATTGATACTATCAAGTATCGCCATGAAATAATGCAAGATCTTGAAAATGAAGTTTTGCTTGAGGATATAAAATCATTTGCGGAAAAAATGCAAGAAATGCGCAAACACCTTGCTCAAGCAGACAAACTTTACTACAAATACCAGAAAGAAAGATGGTTTTTGGATGCTGTAGAAATCTACTGTGATGCAATTACTGATTTAGTAGAAGACTTGTCTTCTGTAGAGTTAAAATCTCGTGGTTTTTTAGCATTTCGTCAATATTTGATAGATTATATTAATTCTGACCGTTTTCAGCTGCTACTGAGTGAAACGAAAAAACTTAAAGCTGATTTGTCTACAGTAAAATATTGCTTGTTAATAAAAGGTAACCGTGTGACGGTTCGTAAATATGAATCTGAAATTGATTACAGTATAGAAGTAGAAAAAACGTTTGAAAAATTCAAACAGGAAGCAGCAAAGGATTATAAAGTCAAATTTTCTGATTGGCCAGATATGAACCATGTCGAAGCAAAAATATTGGATTTAGTAGCTCAGTTATATCATGATATATTTTCTAATCTTGATAATTATTGTATGAAAAATAGTGATTATTTAGACGAGACAATAGCTACTTTTGATAGGGAAGTACAATTTTATATTGCTTATTTGGAATATATGGCACTATTCAAGCGCGCTGGACTAAAATTTTGTTATCCACAAATATCTAGTAAATGCAAGGAAGTTTATAATTACGAAGGATTTGATTTAGCTCTGGCTTATAAACTCATCAACGAAAATTCGGCTGTTGTTTGTAATGATTTTTATTTAAAAGGTAAAGAGCGTATATTTGTAATTACCGGTCCGAACCAGGGAGGCAAAACAACATTTGCACGCACTTTTGGACAATTGCATTATTTGGCCAGTATAGGCTGCCCTGTTCCCGGAAAGGAAGCGCAACTCTTTCTTTTTGATAAACTATTTACACATTTTGAAAAGGAAGAAAATATTAAAGATCTTCGTGGAAAACTGGAAGATGAATTGTTTAGAATTCACAATATTCTTGCTCATGCGACATCAAACAGTATTATAATAATGAATGAAATTTTTACCTCTACCACAGCAAAAGACGCATTATTTTTAAGTAAGAAGATAATGGAAAAAATAATACAATTAGATGTGCTGTGCGTCTGGGTAACATTTATAGATGAATTGGCATTCTTAAGCGAAAAAATTGTAAGTATGGTCAGTACGGTAGTTCCTGAGAATCCGGCATTGCGCACATATAAAATTGTTAGAAGACCTCCTGATGGGCTTTCATACGCCATATCAATTGCTGAAAAATACAGGCTAACGTATAATTGCTTAAAGGAGAGGATAAAATCATGA
- a CDS encoding type II toxin-antitoxin system VapB family antitoxin, translated as MRTNIVIDENLIKEALKISGLKTKKEVVNLALKEFVENRRRKNLMEIKGKIQFDENYDYKKMREGK; from the coding sequence ATGAGAACAAATATAGTCATAGATGAAAATCTCATCAAAGAAGCGTTAAAAATCTCAGGATTAAAAACTAAAAAAGAAGTTGTCAATTTGGCTTTAAAAGAATTTGTAGAAAATCGCAGAAGAAAAAATTTAATGGAGATAAAAGGAAAAATACAGTTTGATGAAAATTATGATTACAAAAAAATGAGGGAAGGCAAATGA
- a CDS encoding MutS-related protein — translation MKVLLMYRDHDFDLQQKLPSNEEALIQDLELNTLFNAMSLGDNFLFEVAKKSVLSSVYSDLDTILYRQDVLKDSLKNSSIVRNIYNIAVEAIENEKKYYFSIFTRYPAAILHSSMDVLHMFMEMLKKLKSIADQHADKFESYGFKRFFTMLKKELDDEYFESIQNHLKELEFRDGILISAELGKGNKGVNYILRKQEDKKQSLIDRIFSKRPNAYTFYISERDESGARALSDLKDRGINLVANALAQSADHILSFFNILRTELAFYIGCLNLYEKLAQIGEPVSFPIPVASSERRHSFKGLYDVCLALTMKQKIVGNDLNADNKDLAIITGANQGGKSTFLRSIGLAQLMMQCGMFVPAEYFSANICDGIFTHYKRKEDATMKSGKLDEELSRMSDIVDNIKPNSMVLFNESFAATNEREGSEIARQIITALIEKRIKVFFVTHLFEFAYSFYNKKLENVIFLRAERRNDGKRTFKITEGKPLQTSYGEDLYKKIFGESY, via the coding sequence ATGAAAGTTTTACTTATGTATAGAGATCATGATTTTGACCTGCAACAAAAATTGCCCTCGAACGAAGAAGCATTGATACAGGATTTAGAATTAAACACTTTGTTCAATGCTATGTCCCTTGGTGATAATTTTTTATTTGAAGTAGCCAAAAAATCTGTTTTATCCAGCGTGTATAGTGATCTGGATACAATATTATATCGCCAAGATGTTCTGAAGGATTCTCTAAAAAATTCTTCCATTGTTAGGAATATCTATAATATAGCAGTAGAAGCAATTGAAAACGAGAAAAAGTATTATTTTAGCATTTTCACCAGGTACCCTGCAGCTATACTTCATAGCTCAATGGATGTATTGCATATGTTTATGGAAATGCTGAAAAAACTAAAGAGTATTGCCGACCAACATGCTGATAAATTCGAATCATATGGTTTTAAAAGGTTTTTTACAATGCTCAAAAAAGAACTTGATGATGAATATTTTGAAAGTATCCAAAATCATTTAAAAGAACTGGAATTTCGCGATGGAATTTTGATCAGTGCTGAGTTGGGTAAAGGCAATAAAGGTGTCAATTATATTCTTCGCAAACAGGAGGATAAAAAACAAAGTCTAATAGACAGGATTTTTTCAAAAAGACCGAATGCTTATACTTTTTATATAAGTGAGCGCGATGAAAGCGGGGCAAGAGCTTTATCTGACTTAAAAGACAGAGGAATCAACCTCGTGGCAAATGCACTTGCTCAGTCTGCTGATCATATTCTCAGTTTTTTTAACATATTACGGACTGAATTGGCTTTTTACATTGGCTGTTTGAATTTATATGAGAAACTTGCCCAAATTGGAGAGCCGGTGTCTTTTCCTATTCCGGTAGCATCCAGTGAACGTAGGCATTCTTTTAAAGGATTATACGATGTCTGTTTGGCTTTGACAATGAAACAAAAAATCGTGGGCAACGATTTAAATGCTGATAATAAAGATCTGGCAATAATTACAGGTGCTAACCAAGGGGGTAAATCTACCTTTTTGCGAAGCATAGGTTTGGCTCAGTTGATGATGCAATGTGGTATGTTTGTGCCAGCCGAGTATTTTTCTGCTAACATATGTGATGGGATTTTTACCCACTATAAACGGAAAGAAGATGCTACCATGAAAAGTGGAAAGCTTGATGAAGAGCTTAGCAGAATGAGTGATATAGTAGACAATATAAAGCCAAATTCCATGGTACTGTTTAATGAATCATTTGCTGCGACAAATGAAAGAGAAGGTTCGGAAATTGCAAGGCAAATAATTACTGCATTGATTGAAAAACGCATCAAAGTTTTCTTTGTGACACATTTGTTTGAATTTGCCTATAGTTTTTATAATAAAAAACTGGAGAATGTTATTTTTTTACGAGCCGAAAGACGAAACGACGGAAAGCGTACTTTTAAAATAACCGAAGGCAAACCACTTCAAACAAGCTATGGTGAAGATTTGTATAAAAAGATTTTTGGAGAAAGCTATTAA